A window of the Bacillota bacterium genome harbors these coding sequences:
- a CDS encoding CGGC domain-containing protein encodes MARIIIVSCKRIRDVLCVSCLKCFKAAQERVGEFERYRNEPLDIVALGDCGDCPGLVMPKLTLVDSVAESMKREYDVVHLATCIVKATTTAACPIDTVKLAKKIEKIFNKKVVIGTHPW; translated from the coding sequence TTGGCCCGTATTATCATTGTTTCCTGTAAGAGAATTAGGGACGTCCTTTGTGTTTCTTGTTTGAAATGCTTTAAGGCCGCGCAGGAACGGGTAGGGGAATTTGAGCGTTATAGAAACGAACCGCTCGATATCGTGGCCCTTGGAGATTGCGGTGATTGTCCCGGTCTGGTAATGCCCAAGCTGACTCTCGTCGATTCTGTTGCAGAATCGATGAAGCGTGAATATGATGTGGTACATCTTGCAACTTGCATTGTAAAGGCGACGACCACCGCCGCGTGTCCGATCGATACGGTTAAATTGGCGAAAAAAATCGAAAAGATTTTTAATAAAAAAGTGGTGATCGGCACACATCCCTGGTAG
- a CDS encoding glycosyltransferase, translated as MRNGGIRPLRIGVFSDSYRPYTSGVVRSIETFRQELEAKDALYYIFAPWYRGCKAEERVYRFISVPAFTNPGFRLALPFSVRMGSTLKELKLDLIHVHSPFLLGGLGARWAVRLDLPLVFTYHTLYEEYVHYFPFFKNQTRLLTRRYTTAFCNRCDMVLAPTGVIGSYLAEAGVRTKVRTMPTGINLKTFRGGDREGFRKRFGIEADEQVMVYVGRLAKEKNIGFLLRTVGLMATRIPRIRLLLVGGGPAREELLKEAKERKIERNVVFTGPVHPDSVRDCYAAGDVFVISSLTETQGLVVGEAKAAGLPAVAVRAKGLSEMVDEGVDGFLVPLDDQVFAERLCRLFEDRELYRRFQDNALKKAEEMSAPRAADMLLNYYREAVKG; from the coding sequence ATGCGAAATGGAGGGATACGGCCTCTGAGGATCGGTGTTTTTAGTGACAGCTACCGGCCTTACACAAGTGGTGTTGTCCGTTCGATAGAGACTTTCAGGCAAGAGTTGGAAGCGAAAGATGCTCTTTATTATATCTTTGCGCCATGGTACCGGGGATGTAAAGCGGAAGAGCGTGTATACCGATTTATTTCGGTCCCGGCGTTTACAAACCCCGGATTTAGATTGGCGCTGCCTTTTTCCGTGAGAATGGGTTCCACACTTAAGGAACTGAAACTTGATTTAATCCACGTTCATTCACCGTTTTTACTCGGCGGACTGGGAGCGCGATGGGCCGTACGCCTGGATTTGCCGCTGGTTTTTACCTATCATACGCTTTATGAAGAGTATGTCCACTACTTCCCGTTCTTCAAGAATCAAACTCGTCTTTTGACGCGACGATACACTACAGCTTTCTGCAACCGTTGCGATATGGTGCTTGCCCCCACCGGTGTGATCGGCAGTTATTTGGCGGAAGCGGGTGTCCGCACGAAGGTGCGAACGATGCCGACCGGAATTAACTTGAAAACTTTTCGCGGTGGAGACCGTGAAGGTTTCCGGAAGCGTTTCGGTATTGAAGCCGACGAACAGGTTATGGTTTACGTGGGACGTCTGGCGAAGGAAAAAAACATCGGCTTCCTGCTCAGGACCGTCGGTCTCATGGCAACGAGGATTCCCCGTATCAGGTTGCTGCTGGTAGGCGGTGGTCCGGCGCGGGAGGAGCTTCTGAAAGAAGCAAAGGAAAGGAAGATCGAGCGAAATGTGGTGTTTACGGGTCCGGTTCACCCGGACTCTGTAAGGGACTGTTACGCTGCCGGAGACGTTTTTGTAATTTCTTCGCTTACAGAAACCCAGGGTCTTGTCGTCGGGGAGGCGAAGGCGGCGGGATTGCCCGCAGTGGCTGTCCGGGCTAAAGGTTTGTCAGAAATGGTCGACGAAGGGGTTGATGGGTTTTTAGTCCCTTTAGATGACCAAGTTTTTGCAGAACGGCTGTGCCGGCTTTTTGAAGACCGGGAGCTGTATCGGCGTTTCCAGGATAATGCCCTGAAAAAGGCCGAAGAGATGTCAGCGCCTCGGGCTGCCGATATGCTTTTAAATTATTACCGGGAGGCTGTAAAGGGTTAA
- a CDS encoding sensor histidine kinase has product MLEIKTLDEIIKDTIDLIEKSKEEIYNIAEAAEAETERMRQEVESIREETQDIIAKVDSLQAAERKARIRLMEVSSDFKNFSESDIKEAYETAQQLQIELITLRSQENVLRIRRDELERGLKRQLVTKKRAERLASQVGVILQYLQSDLQDAADRIGEMHQWQEMALRILEAQEEERRRVAREIHDGPAQSMANVVMRAEFCLRLLEKDPSKLQEELQALQVIVRDSLQDTRKIIFDLRPMALDDIGLPAALKKFVSNYKEQYGLPVEFHYYGPQKRLPAAVEVALFRIVQEGLNNIYKHADATNVQVKLEVTPDKVNLVVRDNGKGFNAQKILKDMRRKGYGLIGVKERVQLLKGEMNIDSSPGSGTTLVVRFDITEN; this is encoded by the coding sequence GTGCTGGAGATTAAAACTCTGGATGAAATCATTAAAGATACGATAGATTTAATCGAAAAAAGTAAAGAGGAGATTTATAACATTGCGGAAGCCGCGGAAGCTGAAACTGAACGAATGCGGCAAGAAGTTGAATCGATCCGGGAAGAGACTCAGGATATTATCGCTAAAGTAGACTCTTTGCAGGCCGCGGAAAGAAAGGCCCGCATACGGTTGATGGAGGTAAGTTCAGATTTTAAGAATTTTTCGGAGAGCGACATTAAAGAAGCTTATGAAACTGCGCAGCAGTTGCAGATTGAGCTGATTACTCTCCGGTCGCAGGAAAATGTGCTCCGTATCCGGCGTGACGAACTGGAACGCGGCCTGAAAAGACAACTCGTTACCAAGAAGAGAGCGGAACGCCTTGCTTCACAGGTTGGTGTCATTCTTCAGTATTTACAAAGCGACCTTCAGGATGCCGCGGATCGTATAGGTGAAATGCACCAGTGGCAGGAAATGGCTTTGCGGATCCTCGAAGCCCAGGAAGAAGAGCGACGCCGGGTGGCCAGGGAGATACACGACGGACCTGCGCAGTCCATGGCGAACGTGGTAATGCGGGCGGAGTTTTGCTTGAGGCTTTTGGAAAAAGACCCGTCGAAACTTCAGGAAGAACTTCAGGCGCTTCAGGTAATTGTGCGCGACAGCCTGCAGGACACCAGAAAGATAATATTCGACCTCCGGCCGATGGCGCTTGACGATATAGGCCTTCCGGCGGCTTTAAAGAAGTTTGTATCGAATTATAAGGAACAATATGGACTGCCGGTGGAATTCCATTATTACGGCCCGCAAAAGAGACTTCCGGCAGCGGTTGAGGTTGCTTTATTCCGGATAGTACAGGAGGGCCTTAACAATATATACAAACATGCCGACGCCACCAACGTTCAGGTCAAACTCGAGGTTACGCCCGATAAGGTAAACCTGGTGGTGCGCGACAACGGTAAAGGGTTTAATGCACAAAAGATCCTTAAAGATATGCGCAGGAAAGGATACGGTTTGATAGGCGTTAAAGAACGGGTGCAGCTGTTAAAAGGAGAGATGAACATCGATTCCTCGCCCGGTAGCGGGACAACCCTTGTTGTCCGGTTCGATATCACTGAGAATTAA
- a CDS encoding response regulator transcription factor, whose amino-acid sequence MVVKVLITDDHVLVREGLRKILSVEPMIQVVGEAANGQEAVDLIRKETVDVILLDVNMPVMNGIDACKEIKRIKPEVSVVALTIHDQDEYLFEMIRAGVSGYVLKDISSDKLVETIEGVAKGESFIPPQLMARVFHEFNRLSVKGNPDGLTEREVEVLRLVAEGASNRDIAGKLYISEKTVKNHLSNIFQKIQVTDRTQAALYALKQRLVEL is encoded by the coding sequence ATGGTGGTCAAGGTTCTTATAACGGATGACCATGTTTTGGTCAGAGAAGGACTCAGGAAGATACTTTCTGTTGAACCGATGATTCAGGTTGTGGGTGAAGCCGCTAACGGGCAAGAGGCTGTAGATTTGATAAGGAAAGAAACCGTCGATGTTATTCTACTAGATGTTAACATGCCGGTGATGAACGGTATTGATGCCTGTAAGGAGATTAAAAGGATTAAGCCCGAGGTCTCCGTCGTTGCCCTTACCATTCACGATCAGGACGAGTATTTGTTCGAAATGATCAGGGCCGGGGTTTCCGGATATGTTTTAAAGGATATTTCTTCGGACAAGCTGGTTGAAACGATCGAAGGCGTAGCAAAGGGGGAGTCTTTTATTCCGCCGCAACTTATGGCCAGGGTATTCCACGAATTCAACAGACTGTCGGTGAAAGGCAATCCTGATGGTCTTACCGAACGCGAAGTAGAGGTTTTACGGTTGGTCGCTGAAGGCGCGAGCAACCGGGATATCGCCGGAAAACTGTATATAAGCGAAAAGACGGTAAAGAACCATCTGTCAAACATCTTCCAGAAGATACAGGTAACCGACCGGACGCAGGCCGCTCTATATGCGCTGAAGCAGCGTCTCGTAGAGTTGTAG
- a CDS encoding Flp family type IVb pilin: MIKAMKRLWREEEGQGMAEYGLILALVAVVVIAALTLLGGGVRDQMQCVANELD, translated from the coding sequence ATGATCAAAGCAATGAAGCGGTTATGGAGAGAAGAGGAAGGTCAGGGCATGGCCGAGTATGGACTGATTCTGGCGCTGGTAGCCGTAGTTGTAATCGCGGCGTTAACCCTTTTGGGCGGCGGCGTGCGCGATCAGATGCAGTGTGTGGCTAACGAACTGGATTAA
- a CDS encoding A24 family peptidase gives MSLLDAVIIMVSLISIATDLYRRRIYNVVLLPAVVLAIVYRVLNGGWAGAIDGLTGLVVGMAFLIIPYFAGGVGAGDVKLLGTIGACGGPMFVLYTFLAGAVMGGVASCYLLIKGGRLWPAFKGACLSIVLPGSARLFLGESGMRFPYGVMFCLGVFVAFWLR, from the coding sequence ATGTCGCTTCTGGATGCAGTCATTATCATGGTATCGCTCATTTCCATAGCAACAGACCTTTACAGGCGGCGGATTTATAACGTAGTTCTTCTTCCCGCCGTCGTTTTGGCTATTGTTTACCGCGTTTTAAACGGGGGATGGGCCGGCGCCATTGATGGCTTGACCGGATTGGTGGTTGGGATGGCTTTCTTGATAATACCGTATTTCGCCGGCGGTGTCGGCGCGGGAGATGTTAAATTGCTGGGGACGATAGGAGCATGCGGCGGGCCGATGTTCGTCCTGTACACATTTCTGGCTGGAGCGGTGATGGGGGGAGTCGCTTCCTGTTACCTTTTAATTAAGGGTGGCAGGTTGTGGCCGGCTTTTAAGGGGGCATGTTTAAGCATAGTACTGCCGGGCAGTGCACGATTGTTCTTAGGGGAAAGTGGAATGAGATTCCCGTACGGTGTGATGTTTTGTCTGGGGGTATTTGTGGCCTTCTGGCTGAGGTGA
- a CDS encoding TadE/TadG family type IV pilus assembly protein: MSIKNNRGQATVELALILPILLLILFCIMELGRIFSAYLIITNAAREGARQASIGATDTVIETSVDNAASTLETSRLTVSISPAQVDRITGVTSTVTVNYSVYLVIPMVSDIIQNPFPLQATSVMRVE; this comes from the coding sequence ATGAGCATTAAAAATAATCGCGGCCAGGCTACGGTAGAACTTGCGCTTATACTGCCGATACTACTGCTTATCCTTTTCTGTATTATGGAATTAGGCAGGATTTTTTCGGCCTACCTGATAATAACCAACGCGGCCAGGGAAGGGGCGCGGCAGGCATCAATCGGAGCAACCGACACGGTGATCGAAACCTCCGTTGATAATGCGGCTTCCACCTTGGAAACTTCCAGACTGACGGTGAGTATTTCTCCTGCCCAGGTCGACCGCATAACCGGCGTAACGTCGACGGTAACCGTCAACTATTCTGTTTATCTTGTGATCCCGATGGTCAGTGACATCATCCAAAATCCTTTCCCGCTTCAGGCGACATCTGTGATGCGGGTGGAATGA
- a CDS encoding TadE/TadG family type IV pilus assembly protein: MSREMKSLRDERGSAFVIVVAAMVALLGFVALTVDVGMLFLNRERLNNATDAAVLAGVQILASDPAQTFEAEDIALDFAVYNGLDPGEVSVTVYSSEKRLRVTAERQVRFFFAPVLGLNSRQVSAHSEAQVGGVEAVYGVVPIGVVDQTLTYGTLYTLKYGQGMADHGNFGALAVGENKGASDYEESLGEGYHGWVRIGDTILTEPGNKAGPTRDGVADRISGHESCTSTNHEPDCPRLVTCPIYDYVGDNHGRCEVQVLGFAAFFLDGATGDENNCTITGYFIKKLTCQDVQGISGADYGLQTAKIIE, encoded by the coding sequence GTGAGCAGAGAGATGAAGTCTTTACGAGATGAGCGCGGTTCGGCATTTGTTATTGTAGTAGCTGCAATGGTGGCACTGCTCGGATTTGTCGCCTTGACGGTCGATGTGGGGATGCTGTTTCTTAACCGGGAGCGTCTGAATAACGCGACGGATGCCGCGGTTCTTGCCGGTGTGCAGATCCTGGCCTCAGACCCTGCGCAAACATTCGAAGCCGAAGACATAGCCTTGGATTTTGCCGTTTATAACGGCCTTGACCCCGGGGAGGTATCCGTAACGGTCTACAGCAGCGAAAAAAGACTCAGGGTTACGGCTGAAAGACAGGTAAGGTTCTTCTTTGCTCCGGTGCTCGGCTTGAACAGCAGACAGGTATCGGCGCATTCCGAGGCGCAGGTCGGCGGGGTGGAGGCGGTTTACGGTGTGGTTCCCATCGGGGTTGTCGACCAGACGCTTACTTACGGAACACTATACACCCTTAAATACGGTCAGGGTATGGCGGATCACGGAAACTTCGGAGCGCTGGCCGTGGGCGAGAATAAGGGAGCATCCGATTACGAAGAAAGTCTTGGCGAAGGATACCACGGGTGGGTGAGGATCGGGGATACTATTTTGACCGAACCGGGCAACAAGGCTGGTCCGACAAGAGACGGGGTAGCCGACCGGATAAGCGGTCATGAGAGCTGCACCTCTACAAATCACGAGCCGGACTGCCCGCGACTTGTTACATGTCCTATCTATGATTATGTCGGCGACAATCACGGGCGGTGTGAGGTTCAGGTGCTTGGGTTCGCGGCGTTTTTCCTCGATGGGGCTACGGGGGATGAAAACAACTGCACGATAACCGGTTATTTTATTAAAAAGTTAACCTGTCAGGATGTTCAGGGAATAAGCGGGGCTGACTACGGACTGCAGACCGCAAAAATCATTGAATGA
- a CDS encoding pilus assembly protein TadG-related protein — translation MLKLKSDRGSAIVLVVASMVVLLGFTALSTDVGLLYLNRERLVNASDAAALAGAQFLPSNPAQASLTALDFGVRNGIQPLEATINVEGDGKTIRVRARRQVSLYFAPVLGIDSMPVTAQARARVGGVERVTGVVPLGVPDQVLEYGRIYSLKVAGGDAEIGNFGCLALGGLGAGNYEERFMYGYQEWLETGDFLDTEPGNMSGSTERAVSYRVTGHESCTYTNHCESCPRLVFVPIYRDDPLSGRDTVQIVGFGAFFLEGTTGSGNECYVNGYFVREFNGFAEGLNGPDYGLRTVKLVE, via the coding sequence ATGTTAAAGCTTAAAAGCGACCGGGGTTCGGCGATAGTTCTGGTAGTAGCATCAATGGTAGTCCTGCTGGGATTTACGGCTTTATCTACCGATGTCGGGTTGTTGTATCTTAATCGCGAGCGCCTTGTAAACGCGTCCGACGCTGCGGCTCTGGCAGGAGCTCAGTTCCTGCCGTCGAATCCCGCGCAGGCATCGTTAACAGCGCTGGATTTCGGCGTGAGGAACGGTATTCAGCCGCTTGAGGCGACCATCAACGTTGAAGGCGACGGGAAGACCATCAGGGTACGTGCGCGGCGGCAGGTCAGCCTGTATTTTGCACCCGTTCTTGGTATAGACAGCATGCCGGTTACCGCACAGGCCAGGGCGCGGGTGGGCGGGGTAGAAAGGGTCACGGGCGTGGTTCCCTTAGGGGTTCCGGACCAGGTGCTCGAATATGGAAGAATCTATTCGCTCAAGGTGGCCGGAGGCGACGCGGAAATCGGAAACTTCGGATGTTTGGCCCTCGGCGGTCTCGGCGCCGGTAATTACGAGGAAAGATTTATGTACGGTTACCAGGAATGGCTTGAAACCGGCGACTTTCTCGATACCGAACCGGGTAACATGTCCGGTTCCACGGAAAGGGCGGTAAGTTACCGTGTAACGGGACATGAAAGTTGCACTTACACGAACCACTGTGAGAGCTGCCCCCGTTTGGTTTTTGTTCCGATTTACCGGGACGATCCATTGTCCGGAAGGGATACGGTACAAATTGTCGGCTTTGGTGCTTTTTTTCTTGAGGGTACTACGGGGTCCGGTAATGAATGCTACGTAAATGGTTATTTTGTCCGTGAATTCAACGGCTTTGCTGAAGGACTCAACGGGCCGGACTACGGACTTCGGACCGTTAAACTGGTCGAATAA
- the cpaB gene encoding Flp pilus assembly protein CpaB gives MRGRLFIILAVIFAAGAAVSAYMYLDSLKQAYRESGGYVTVITAGQNIPAKTSVVTTMLKYKEIPEKFVHPDASRSAQDVIGKITLSDIAAGEQILKSKLASGEGTGTGLAYRVKPGERALTVKVDELSSLSGMLLPGDHVDILVTLSPESGAATKSSVITATMLSDIPVMATGQVLESSKDGKTVTGYQTATLAVTPVQAQLLVLAYQRGNVQLSLRSPVDKGVTKLPPTATPDIYSGTATAQNSATNNEAKTPVNPAQGTAKKSR, from the coding sequence GTGCGGGGTAGATTATTTATAATCCTGGCAGTCATTTTTGCAGCAGGTGCGGCAGTGAGCGCCTACATGTACCTTGACTCATTAAAGCAGGCTTACAGGGAGTCCGGGGGATATGTTACAGTGATAACCGCCGGGCAGAATATACCGGCCAAGACCTCGGTGGTCACAACAATGCTTAAATATAAGGAGATTCCGGAAAAATTCGTGCATCCCGACGCATCGCGATCCGCCCAGGATGTCATCGGAAAAATTACTTTATCGGACATCGCCGCTGGGGAGCAGATACTGAAAAGCAAACTTGCTTCGGGAGAAGGAACAGGCACGGGTCTTGCTTACAGGGTAAAACCGGGCGAACGGGCGCTTACCGTTAAGGTGGACGAGCTTTCAAGCTTGTCGGGAATGCTCCTTCCGGGCGACCACGTCGATATTTTAGTAACCTTGAGCCCCGAGTCGGGCGCCGCAACAAAGTCGAGCGTTATCACCGCCACGATGTTGAGCGATATACCGGTCATGGCCACCGGGCAGGTTCTCGAATCCAGCAAGGACGGGAAAACAGTAACCGGGTATCAAACGGCCACCCTGGCGGTAACACCGGTTCAAGCGCAGTTGTTGGTGCTTGCCTATCAGAGAGGAAACGTACAGTTAAGCCTCAGGTCTCCGGTGGATAAAGGAGTTACAAAACTGCCTCCGACGGCTACGCCGGATATATACTCAGGGACTGCAACGGCGCAAAACAGTGCAACTAACAATGAGGCTAAAACGCCGGTAAATCCGGCACAAGGAACGGCGAAAAAAAGCAGATAG
- a CDS encoding response regulator produces the protein MDPITVIVADDSANTREDVKRLLSFEDDVTVIGEAGDGEEAVRIARELSPDVVLMDINMPDLDGISATEMISEQLPQTAVVIISIQGEQEYLRKAMAAGASDYLTKPFSSQELVDAIRRANKKTKKRHDTFTKLQEGPEAIISGNIVVVFGSKGGAGRSTLTCNLAVVLSQEFNQRVTVVDLDSTGGDIAVLLNLNLPGSVSDLAREPEINREVVDGYLAVHSSGVKVLGAIASREEDVLDLATRVPDILGSVRLGCNYVLVDTPANLNAAVAHALDMADEIILVGQSDLPALRRLKADIDFLNDHKLGEKLYVVLNNAFLEGGLRPADLEKTLGVNFAAVVTSDIKTVQAAANKGIPFCMGSKGSRVSQDIVKLVEKLIGKEKESEKERQQEAKRSFLGKLRF, from the coding sequence GTGGATCCAATTACTGTAATCGTCGCAGACGATAGCGCAAACACAAGGGAAGACGTCAAAAGACTGTTGTCTTTTGAAGATGACGTAACGGTCATCGGCGAGGCCGGTGACGGGGAAGAAGCCGTGCGGATAGCGCGGGAGCTTTCACCGGATGTAGTGTTAATGGATATCAATATGCCTGATCTCGATGGAATCAGCGCCACCGAGATGATCAGCGAGCAGTTGCCGCAGACGGCGGTCGTGATTATTTCGATTCAAGGTGAGCAGGAATATCTTCGTAAGGCGATGGCTGCCGGCGCCAGCGATTATCTTACCAAGCCCTTCAGTTCTCAAGAACTGGTTGATGCAATCCGAAGGGCGAACAAAAAAACCAAAAAGCGGCATGATACTTTCACAAAGCTTCAGGAAGGACCGGAAGCTATCATTTCCGGAAACATCGTGGTCGTTTTCGGTTCGAAGGGAGGCGCCGGCCGCAGCACACTTACCTGTAATCTTGCGGTGGTGCTGTCCCAGGAGTTCAACCAGCGGGTTACAGTGGTGGACCTTGATTCGACCGGGGGAGACATAGCCGTTCTTTTGAATCTGAACCTGCCCGGCAGCGTTTCCGATCTTGCCCGTGAACCCGAAATAAACAGGGAAGTAGTTGACGGGTATTTAGCTGTTCACTCCTCCGGGGTTAAGGTTCTTGGCGCGATTGCCTCGAGAGAAGAGGATGTTTTGGACCTTGCGACACGTGTTCCGGATATTTTGGGTTCGGTGAGACTTGGGTGCAATTACGTGCTTGTCGACACTCCAGCCAATTTAAATGCTGCGGTGGCGCACGCGTTGGATATGGCGGATGAAATCATTCTGGTCGGGCAATCTGACTTGCCTGCTTTACGACGCTTAAAAGCAGACATAGATTTTCTGAACGACCACAAACTCGGAGAGAAGTTGTATGTGGTTCTGAACAACGCCTTTCTCGAAGGCGGACTTCGACCGGCAGATCTTGAAAAGACTCTTGGGGTTAATTTCGCAGCCGTTGTGACATCAGATATTAAGACGGTGCAAGCAGCGGCGAATAAGGGTATTCCTTTCTGCATGGGCAGTAAAGGGAGCAGAGTATCCCAGGATATCGTTAAGCTTGTGGAAAAGCTTATTGGGAAGGAAAAGGAATCCGAAAAAGAAAGACAGCAGGAAGCAAAACGCTCGTTTTTAGGTAAACTTCGCTTTTAG
- a CDS encoding CpaF family protein — protein MRRDPHQELKINLHKLLVAELGDILRAGGKTEIDAHKVESVAWELLEKQATPMPRLEKQRIVAELVAEALGFGPITPLLEDDEISEVMVNGPHQVYAERRGKLELTEVTFRDNDHVMHVIEKIVAPLGRRVDESSPMVDARLPDGSRVNAIIPPLALEGPTITIRKFFRDPLKIDDLIRFGSLTQELAKFLEACVKARLNIVVSGGTGSGKTTLLNILSLFIPSDERIITVEDSAELQLRQDHVVRLESRPPNIEGKGAISIRDLVRNTLRMRPERIVVGEVRGGEALDMLQAMNTGHDGSLTTGHANSPRDMLSRLETMVLMAGMELPVKAIREQISAAIDLIVQANRFKDGSRKVTQITEVQGMEGEVIVLQDLFVFQQTGIDEEGRVRGQFISTGIRPKFMDRMESSGIHLDPRIFAPTTW, from the coding sequence TTGCGGCGCGACCCCCACCAGGAGTTGAAAATTAACCTCCATAAGTTGCTGGTTGCTGAATTGGGGGATATCCTGCGGGCCGGTGGGAAAACAGAGATAGACGCTCACAAGGTGGAAAGCGTTGCATGGGAGCTTCTTGAAAAGCAGGCTACCCCCATGCCCCGGCTCGAAAAACAACGAATAGTTGCGGAACTTGTGGCTGAGGCTTTGGGCTTTGGGCCGATCACCCCTTTGCTTGAAGACGATGAGATAAGCGAGGTTATGGTTAACGGACCCCACCAGGTTTATGCCGAACGCCGTGGGAAACTTGAACTAACAGAAGTGACCTTCCGTGATAACGACCACGTTATGCACGTCATTGAAAAGATAGTGGCGCCTTTAGGCCGCCGGGTGGACGAGAGCAGCCCGATGGTTGACGCCCGCCTGCCGGACGGCTCGCGGGTTAACGCCATAATCCCGCCGCTGGCGCTGGAGGGGCCCACGATTACTATCCGGAAGTTTTTTCGTGACCCGCTAAAGATCGACGACCTCATACGTTTTGGCAGTTTAACTCAGGAGTTGGCAAAATTCCTTGAAGCTTGCGTTAAGGCCAGACTAAATATTGTGGTTTCCGGCGGTACAGGCAGCGGCAAGACAACACTATTAAATATTCTTTCGTTATTTATACCATCGGATGAGCGGATTATAACGGTCGAAGATTCGGCGGAATTGCAGCTCCGCCAGGACCATGTGGTTAGACTGGAATCACGTCCTCCTAACATCGAGGGTAAAGGGGCGATTTCCATAAGGGATCTTGTACGGAACACCCTGCGGATGCGTCCCGAGCGGATAGTTGTAGGAGAGGTAAGAGGCGGCGAAGCGCTGGACATGCTCCAGGCCATGAATACGGGACACGACGGAAGCCTGACCACCGGCCACGCAAATTCACCGCGCGATATGCTGTCCCGCCTTGAAACCATGGTCTTGATGGCCGGAATGGAGCTGCCCGTTAAGGCCATTAGGGAGCAGATATCTGCCGCAATCGACCTAATCGTTCAGGCAAACAGGTTTAAAGACGGTTCAAGAAAGGTAACCCAAATCACCGAGGTTCAGGGGATGGAGGGAGAGGTTATCGTTTTGCAGGATCTGTTTGTCTTTCAGCAAACAGGGATTGACGAGGAAGGCAGAGTCAGGGGGCAGTTCATTAGTACCGGCATCAGGCCCAAGTTTATGGACCGTATGGAATCAAGCGGCATTCACCTTGACCCAAGGATTTTCGCGCCGACTACCTGGTAA
- a CDS encoding type II secretion system F family protein, which yields MAAFLTFLMVIFIFLGVRELLTAKQRLLEGRLKQVTVKVQKTVSEETVRKRRGFEWLRNIITGFKPAQAPVKRLEEQLAQADILLRAEEFLAIVFCIMLLAAAFGFSVTHSITGGLGGLFFGFFIPNMVLRMSKGRRLKTFNSQLADALALMANTLRAGFGFLQAMDVIRKEMAPPISKEFGRALTEMNLGIASEEALTNLVNRVKSEDLDLVITAVIIQRQVGGNLASMLDSIAETIRERVRLQGEVKSLTAQGRISGMVIGFMPIALAGMLLLINRDYLYTMFTNKIGITMLCVAGIGELIGMLAIKKIVDIKI from the coding sequence ATGGCTGCCTTTTTAACTTTCTTAATGGTTATATTTATCTTTCTCGGTGTTAGGGAACTGCTTACAGCAAAGCAACGTTTATTGGAAGGAAGGCTGAAGCAGGTCACTGTGAAGGTTCAAAAGACTGTTTCGGAAGAAACCGTCCGAAAACGGCGTGGTTTTGAATGGCTCCGGAATATCATCACCGGATTTAAACCGGCGCAAGCCCCGGTTAAGCGTCTTGAAGAACAGTTGGCACAAGCGGATATACTACTGCGCGCCGAAGAGTTCCTGGCGATAGTTTTTTGTATTATGCTCCTTGCGGCAGCTTTCGGTTTTTCTGTAACTCATAGTATTACCGGCGGGCTCGGCGGGCTGTTTTTCGGCTTTTTTATTCCAAACATGGTGTTGCGGATGTCCAAGGGAAGACGCTTGAAAACTTTTAATTCCCAGCTTGCCGATGCGCTGGCTCTAATGGCGAATACTTTAAGGGCGGGCTTTGGTTTTCTTCAGGCGATGGATGTCATCCGGAAAGAAATGGCGCCGCCTATAAGCAAAGAGTTCGGTAGAGCGCTGACCGAAATGAACCTAGGCATCGCCAGTGAGGAAGCGCTTACCAATCTTGTTAACAGGGTGAAAAGCGAAGACCTGGATCTTGTAATAACTGCCGTAATAATTCAGCGCCAAGTTGGTGGCAATCTGGCGTCGATGCTCGATTCAATCGCGGAAACGATCAGGGAAAGGGTCAGGCTGCAAGGTGAGGTTAAATCCCTTACCGCCCAGGGAAGGATCTCAGGCATGGTTATCGGATTTATGCCTATAGCCCTGGCAGGGATGCTTTTGCTGATCAACCGTGATTACCTGTATACCATGTTTACAAACAAAATCGGTATTACGATGTTGTGCGTGGCCGGTATCGGAGAACTTATCGGAATGCTTGCGATAAAGAAAATCGTCGATATTAAAATATAG